The Paenibacillus dendritiformis region CGGAAGCGGCTCGCTTCCTCCGCCAGCCGTTCGATGCGCGCCTCCAGATAGCGCTCGGCTTCCGGGCCCTCTCCCCACTGCCGCTCGGCCTGAAGCAGCTCGTTCGACAGCCAGAGCGTCAGGCAGTCGATAAGCACGGCCGGGCCTTCATCCGCAGCTTCTGCGTCCAGGCTGGTGCGGGCGAGCCATTCCGGCAGCCGGAGCGGCTCGTTCACCGTCATCCAGCCGTAGCCCGATTGCTCCCGGTCTGACTGGTGGCGGCGAATCCGCTCGCGCATCTCGTCATCATGGGCTTCCGCGGTCGCGACATAGATGCCCCCATCCGGGATGCGCTTCATGAACAGCCGCTCCGCGAAGCCGCTCTTGCCGCTGCGTGCGCCGCCCGTTACGAGGACAAGCTTATATCCTTCGGCAGCCGTACCGGTCATGCTTGTCCCTCGCTATCGTCCGTGTCTTTATTGGATACGCCTGCTTGAGCGAAGGTGGCCATCTCTTGCATAATGCGCAGCGAAGCATCGATAATCGAGAACATCAGAGCGCCGCCCGTTCCTTCGCCGAGGCGCATATTCAAGTGCAGGCCCGGCTTCAGGCCAAGCTCGGCCAGCAAGGCGGCATGACCGCGCTCTTCGGACAGATGCGAACCGATCAGATAAGGCTGCGCCGCCGGAGCGAGCCGCACCGCCGCCAGCGCCGCCGCGCTGGAGATGAAGCCGTCGACGACGACCGGGAGGCGATGGGCCGCCGCGCCGAGAATGACGCCGGTCAATCCTGCGATCTCGAGTCCGCCAACCTTCGCGAGCACATCCAGCGCATCGTTGCGATCGGGCTGGTTCACCTCGAGCGCCTGGCGTACGACGTTGCATTTATGCGCCCACTGCGCATCGCCGATGCCGGTTCCCCGGCCGACGGCCTCTTCCGGAGCAAGTCCGGTCAAGGCACACAGAATAGCGGCGCTTGGCGTCGTGTTGCCGATGCCCATTTCCCCGGTAGAGAACATGCGAATGCCGGCCTGGACGCACTCGTTCACTGTATCGACGCCGGCCAGAATCGCCGCCACCGCCTCTTCCCGGGTCATCGCCGGACCTTGGGCCATATTGCCGGTTCCGCGGCGCACCTTGCGCGATTGCAGCTGCGGATGGCTCAAATCCGCGTTGACGCCGACATCAACGCAGATGACCTCGGCTCCGGCCTGCCGCGCCAGCACATTGACGGCCGCGCCGCCGGCAAGGAAGTTCATGACCATCTGTGGAGTCACTTCGGCCGTGAAGGCGCTGATCCCTTCCGCGCATACGCCATGATCGCCCGCCATGACAATAATCGCCTTTTGCTTGAATTCCGGTGTGACCGTTCCCGTAATGCCGGCCAACTGAACCGCAAGCTCCTCCAGCAGACCGAGGCTTCCCGGCGGCTTCGTCAGCTGATTCTGATGCGCAGCGGCCGCCTCCATCGCCGTATTGTCAAGGGCAGGAATCCGCCCGATTACTTCGCTAAGCCGTTCATTCATCACATTCATCGCATTCATCTCATTCATCTCCGTTTTCCCATTGTTGGTTGCTAGTTGTCATTGCCATTGATGTTCATCCCAATTACAGAAATGATTCTTTTCCTGCGTATTCGTCATTCCATCTCCCGCCATGCCGTGGAAGCGGCCCGCTTCCCGTTCACGGCTTCCACTTCCTTCCGCGCCTCTTTGATCCCCGCCTCCTATTCCGCGTCCGTGTGGGCCGGACACATCAGCAGCTGCGGACGGCCGTTCCCCGGATGCGGCACGATGGCGGCGCGGGTATCGAAGTAGCGCGCGATGACATCCGGCGACATCATCTCTTCCGGAGAACCATCGGCTGCGATGCGCCCCTCATGCACGACGACGAGCCGGTCGCAATACAGCGCCGCCAGGTTCAGATCATGCAGCACCGAGACGACCGTCAAGCCGCAGTCCTGCTGCCAGTCGCGGACGACATCCATGAACTGCACCTGATACCGGATGTCCAGATAGGTCGTCGGCTCATCCAGCAGCACGATAGACGGCGATTGGGCCATCAGCTTCGCCAGGGCGACCCGCTGGCGCTGGCCGCCGCTGAGCCGGTCGATCGGCCGCTCCTCCAATTCCGTCAGCTGCAGCCGCTCCATAATCGAATCGATATAGGGTCCGCTGTCCTCCGTCTCCGAGCCGAACCAGGACTGATACGGGAAGCGGCCCATCTCGACAACCTCGCGGACCGAGTACCCAATCGGCGGAAGCGACTCCTGGAGCAGGACCGCCATCGTTTGCGACAGCGCTTTGCGCGTGTAGGATCGCAGGGAGCGCCCCTTCAGCTCGATGCGCCCGCCGGCAGGAGAATCGGCGCCGGACAGCAGCGAGAGCAGCGTTGACTTGCCGCTGCCGTTCGGGCCGATGATGCCGACCCATTCTCCGGCGCGGACAGTCAAGGAGACGTCGTTCAGCACCGAGCGGCTGCCGTAGCTTTTGCTGATATGCTCGGCCTGAAGAATCGGCTCTCCCGGGCGGACCTGTCCGGATGATGCCCCCGGCTTCGCGGTGAATTCCCGATGCGCAGCTCCCGTCCTCATGACCATCTCCTCCGTTTCGACCGTTTATTTCGGATGAGCAAATACGCGAAGAACGGAGCGCCGATGAAGGCCGTCACCACTCCGAGCGGTATCTCAGTCGGCGCCAGGGCCGTCCGTGCAATCGTATCCGCCCACATGACATAGATCGCTCCGCCCACAGCCGAGAACGGCACGAGCAGGCGATAGTCGGGGCCGACCAGCAGCCGAATCATATGCGGGACGACGAGCCCGACGAAGCCGATAACTCCCGATACGGATACGGCCGCCGCCGTAATGAACGTCGACACGAGCAGAACGACCCACTTCGTGCGCTCGACATTGAGCCCGAGATGAGACGCCTGCCGCTCTCCGAGGGCCAGCAGATTCAGCGGGCGGGCATAGGCGATCAGGGCGATGAGCCCGATCGCCATATACGGCGCCAGGACTGCCGA contains the following coding sequences:
- the cobT gene encoding nicotinate-nucleotide--dimethylbenzimidazole phosphoribosyltransferase, whose translation is MNERLSEVIGRIPALDNTAMEAAAAHQNQLTKPPGSLGLLEELAVQLAGITGTVTPEFKQKAIIVMAGDHGVCAEGISAFTAEVTPQMVMNFLAGGAAVNVLARQAGAEVICVDVGVNADLSHPQLQSRKVRRGTGNMAQGPAMTREEAVAAILAGVDTVNECVQAGIRMFSTGEMGIGNTTPSAAILCALTGLAPEEAVGRGTGIGDAQWAHKCNVVRQALEVNQPDRNDALDVLAKVGGLEIAGLTGVILGAAAHRLPVVVDGFISSAAALAAVRLAPAAQPYLIGSHLSEERGHAALLAELGLKPGLHLNMRLGEGTGGALMFSIIDASLRIMQEMATFAQAGVSNKDTDDSEGQA
- a CDS encoding ABC transporter ATP-binding protein, producing MRTGAAHREFTAKPGASSGQVRPGEPILQAEHISKSYGSRSVLNDVSLTVRAGEWVGIIGPNGSGKSTLLSLLSGADSPAGGRIELKGRSLRSYTRKALSQTMAVLLQESLPPIGYSVREVVEMGRFPYQSWFGSETEDSGPYIDSIMERLQLTELEERPIDRLSGGQRQRVALAKLMAQSPSIVLLDEPTTYLDIRYQVQFMDVVRDWQQDCGLTVVSVLHDLNLAALYCDRLVVVHEGRIAADGSPEEMMSPDVIARYFDTRAAIVPHPGNGRPQLLMCPAHTDAE
- the cobU gene encoding bifunctional adenosylcobinamide kinase/adenosylcobinamide-phosphate guanylyltransferase, whose translation is MTGTAAEGYKLVLVTGGARSGKSGFAERLFMKRIPDGGIYVATAEAHDDEMRERIRRHQSDREQSGYGWMTVNEPLRLPEWLARTSLDAEAADEGPAVLIDCLTLWLSNELLQAERQWGEGPEAERYLEARIERLAEEASRFRGTLVMVTNEVGDSIVPVYKLGRIFRDAAGRLNQRIAGKADEVYLVTAGIPIELKSREVRL